A window of Formosa sp. Hel1_31_208 contains these coding sequences:
- a CDS encoding asparagine synthetase B yields the protein MDAEGQNNHLKAYGVTYWTLEKQLKVKWLLNYKGGSFLLPDSEEIQRECQIRGVSFEVISNAKAEEILNMIASPSQNMEAVVLEKAPKIAVYTPKGLQPWDDAVTMVLTYAEIPYETVYDEEVLNDSLLLFDWLHLHHEDFTGQFGKFYRAYRSASWYIQEKKDAEELAARLGYAKVSEEKLAVAQKIRDYVIGGGFMFAMCSATDSFDIALAADGIDICEPMFDGDGSDPGYQNKIDFSRTFAFKNFILERNPNVYEFSSIDMTRKRRIPMTTDYFSLMEFSAKWDPIPTMLCQNHTALVKGFMGQTTSFTRDEIKSNVLVMGENKTNGEAKYIHGIKGKGFFTFYGGHDPEDYTHKVGDPKTELDLHPTSPGYRLILNNVLFPAAKKKKQKT from the coding sequence ATGGATGCGGAAGGACAGAATAATCATTTAAAAGCTTATGGTGTGACCTATTGGACTTTAGAGAAACAGCTTAAAGTTAAGTGGTTATTAAATTATAAGGGAGGCTCATTTCTGCTACCAGATTCTGAAGAGATTCAACGTGAATGCCAAATAAGAGGTGTGAGTTTTGAGGTCATCTCCAACGCTAAAGCAGAAGAAATTTTAAATATGATTGCGAGTCCATCTCAGAATATGGAGGCTGTTGTATTAGAAAAAGCACCAAAAATAGCCGTCTATACACCAAAAGGTTTACAGCCTTGGGATGATGCAGTTACAATGGTATTGACCTACGCTGAAATTCCATATGAAACAGTTTATGATGAAGAAGTCTTAAACGATTCACTGTTACTCTTTGATTGGTTGCATTTGCATCATGAGGATTTTACCGGACAGTTTGGGAAGTTTTATAGAGCATATCGATCAGCATCGTGGTATATTCAAGAGAAAAAAGATGCCGAAGAATTAGCGGCAAGATTAGGCTATGCTAAAGTTTCTGAAGAAAAATTAGCAGTGGCCCAAAAAATTAGAGATTATGTGATAGGTGGTGGATTTATGTTTGCCATGTGCAGTGCAACAGACAGTTTTGATATTGCTTTAGCTGCTGATGGTATTGATATCTGTGAGCCTATGTTTGACGGAGATGGCAGTGACCCAGGATATCAGAATAAAATAGATTTCAGTAGGACGTTTGCATTTAAAAATTTCATTTTAGAGAGAAACCCAAATGTATATGAGTTTTCATCAATTGATATGACTAGAAAACGACGCATACCTATGACAACAGATTATTTTAGTTTAATGGAATTTTCTGCAAAATGGGATCCCATTCCAACCATGTTATGTCAAAATCATACGGCTTTAGTCAAAGGATTCATGGGGCAAACGACCTCCTTTACGCGCGATGAAATAAAGTCAAATGTCTTGGTCATGGGTGAAAATAAAACCAATGGTGAAGCCAAATACATTCATGGGATTAAAGGAAAGGGGTTCTTCACGTTTTACGGCGGTCATGATCCAGAAGATTATACGCATAAAGTTGGAGATCCTAAAACAGAATTAGACTTACATCCAACGTCTCCGGGCTATCGTTTGATATTAAATAATGTCTTATTTCCTGCAGCAAAAAAGAAAAAACAGAAAACTTAA
- a CDS encoding sulfotransferase family protein: protein MTRDNIKRISVWSGPRNISTALMYSFAQRLDTKVFDEPLYAHYLRLSSAKSYHPGAEDILNSMENDGDKVVDMMLNSYDYPVFFFKNMTHHLLDLDRRFMKQLTNVILTRDPLEMLPSFDKVIKNPNMDDVGYKLHIDLIEEFDRQHIEYIVLDAKNVLLNPECILRQFCKIINIPFDENMLSWTPSKRIEDGVWAKYWYANVHKSSGFAEYVPKSDPFPKHLIPLLEECQPYYHKLQKLALS, encoded by the coding sequence TTTGCCCAGCGACTAGATACAAAAGTATTTGATGAACCTTTGTACGCGCACTATTTGCGACTAAGTTCTGCTAAATCCTATCATCCTGGAGCAGAAGACATATTAAATTCTATGGAAAATGATGGAGATAAAGTGGTAGATATGATGCTGAATTCTTATGACTATCCCGTCTTTTTCTTTAAAAACATGACACATCATTTGTTAGATTTAGATCGTCGTTTTATGAAACAACTCACCAATGTTATATTAACCAGAGATCCTTTGGAAATGTTACCGTCTTTTGATAAGGTGATTAAAAACCCAAACATGGATGATGTTGGCTATAAATTACACATTGATCTCATTGAAGAATTTGACCGACAACATATTGAATATATCGTTTTAGATGCTAAAAATGTCTTGCTAAACCCGGAGTGTATTTTACGACAATTTTGCAAGATTATTAATATTCCATTTGATGAGAATATGCTATCCTGGACGCCTTCAAAACGGATTGAGGATGGGGTTTGGGCTAAATACTGGTATGCTAATGTCCATAAATCATCGGGTTTTGCTGAGTATGTGCCAAAGTCTGACCCATTTCCGAAGCATCTGATACCTTTGTTAGAAGAATGCCAACCATATTATCATAAACTGCAAAAGTTAGCCTTATCCTAA